Proteins encoded by one window of Anomalospiza imberbis isolate Cuckoo-Finch-1a 21T00152 chromosome 20, ASM3175350v1, whole genome shotgun sequence:
- the DDX52 gene encoding probable ATP-dependent RNA helicase DDX52 yields METHELFRRLGAGARFDVRRFGLDARRFGVVKGNRGSVSLESLDFFGSKEGAPQGSAEEGGGLAGAEEEVKQQKDGAGQNDGKRKRTAESSEGKRKKKKTRGAASMPELSENHGIKWMSSLEAKFEDTKDKKPSAEKLERLRREKINRFRHQHRINVQGTDLPDPIATFEQLQDEYKVHPKIMENIQAAGFQVPTAIQMQAIPVMLHGRELLASAPTGSGKTLAFCIPLLTHLKQPRNKGFRALIISPTRELASQTHRELVKLAEGTGFRIHMIHKAAEAAKKFGPKSSKKFDILVTTPNRLIYLLKEDPPAIDLSSVEWLVVDESDKLFEDGKSGFREQLGTIFLACTSHLARRALFSATFAHDVEEWCKLNLDNVVLVSVGARNSAAETVEQELLFVGSETGKLTAMRELVKKGFAPPVLVFVQSIERAKELFHELIYEGINVDVIHADKTQQQRDKVVQSFRAGKIWVLICSALLARGMDFKGVNMVINYDLPTSAVEYIHRIGRTGRAGHRGKAVTFFTEDDKPLLRSIANVIQRAGCPVPEYIKHLPKLQSKQKKKFIKKPLTRESICTTPKCFLKKGKRKMKATKENTKGKKKGKEVKNGSKLQTASES; encoded by the exons ATGGAGACCCACGAGCTGTTCCGCCGCTTGGGTGCCGGGGCTCGCTTTGACGTGCGGCGCTTCGGGCTCGACGCGCGGCGCTTCGGG GTGGTTAAAGGGAACCGCGGCAGCGTCTCGCTGGAGAGCCTCGACTTCTTCGGGAGCAAGGAGGGAGCCCCTCAGGGATCTGCCGAGGAGGGCGGGGGGCTCGCAGGGGCTGAAGAGGAGGTGAAGCAGCAGAAAGATGGAGCAGGGCAAAACgatggaaagaggaaaagaacgGCAGAAAGCagtgaagggaaaagaaaaaagaaaaagacacgAG GAGCAGCGTCAATGCCAGAGCTGTCAGAAAACCATGGCATAAAGTGGATGTCCTCTCTGGAAGCAAAATTTGAAGatacaaaagacaaaaaaccttCTGCAGAGAAGCTTGAACGCTTGAGGAGAGAAAAG ATCAATCGCttcaggcaccagcacaggatCAACGTGCAGGGAACAGATCTCCCTGACCCCATTGCCACCTTTGAGCAGCTTCAGGACGAGTACAAAGTGCACCCTAAAATCATGGAGAATATCCAGGCTGCAGGCTTCCAGGTCCCAACAGCCATCCAGATGCAGGCAATTCCTGTCATGCTGCAC gGTCGGGAGCTTCTGGCTTCAGCTCCTACAGGGTCTGGAAAAACACTGGCATTTTGTATCCCTCTCTTAACACATCTGAAACAACCCAGGAACAAAGGATTCAGGGCTCTGATCATATCACCCACCCGAGAACTTGCCAGCCAG ACCCACCGGGAGCTGGTGAAgctggcagagggcacaggCTTCAGAATCCACATGATCCACAAGGCAGCTGAGGCAGCCAAGAAGTTTGGGCCCAAGTCTTCCAAGAAATTTG aTATACTGGTTACTACTCCCAACAGACTCATTTACTTGCTGAAAGAAGATCCTCCAGCAATAGACTTGAGCAG CGTGGAGTGGCTGGTGGTGGATGAGTCAGACAAGCTGTTTGAGGATGGGAAGTCAGGattcagggagcagctgggtaCAATCTTCCTGGCATGCACCTCCCACCTGGCCAGGAGAGCCCTGTTCAGTGCTACCTTTGCCCACGACGTGGAGGAGTGGTGTAAGCTCAACCTGGACAACGTTGTGCTGGTGTCTGTTGGGGCAAG AAACTCTGCAGCAGAGACCGTAGAACAAGAGCTGCTGTTTGTTGGATCTGAGACGGGAAAGCTAACAGCAATGAGAGAGCTTGTTAAAAAG ggttttgctcCTCCAGTCCTTGTTTTTGTACAGTCTATTGAGAGGGCTAAAGAGCTTTTCCATGAGCTTATTTATGAAGGCATCAATGTGGATGTCATCCACGCAGACAAGACTCAGCAACAG AGAGACAAAGTAGTGCAGAGTTTCAGAGCTGGGAAGATCTGGGTGCTCATCTGCTCCGCGTTACTGGCTCGAGGGATGGACTTCAAAGGTGTGAATATGGTCATCAATTACGATTTGCCAACGAGTGCAGTGGAATACATCCACAGAATAG GTCGTACTGGAAGAGCAGGACACAGAGGAAAGGCAGTCACTTTCTTTACAGAAGATGATAAACCTTTATTACGGAG TATTGCCAATGTTATCCAGCGAGCTGGCTGTCCTGTGCCAGAATACATAAAACATTTGCCCAAACTGCAGAG caaacaaaagaagaaattcatTAAGAAACCTTTGACAAGAGAATCCATTTGTACCACCCCAAAGTGCTTCttgaaaaaaggcaaaagaaaaat GAAAGCTACAAAGGAAAATACtaagggaaagaagaaaggtaAAGAAGTCAAAAATGGCAGTAAACTACAGACTGCTTCAGAAAGCTGA
- the HNF1B gene encoding hepatocyte nuclear factor 1-beta isoform X1: MPYGGGHGLLERGPRPAAAAAGAEREEGGERRARRGPGRMVSQLSALQRELLGALLSSGATKEGLIRALEDMVPAAGFGVKLESLPLSPGGPPDGRAALPPLANGHGKGKLSGDEGSEDGDDFDTPQILRELQSLNTEEAVEQRAEVERMISEDPWRAAKMIKGYMQQHNIPQREVVDVTGLNQSHLSQHLNKGTPMKTQKRAALYTWYVRKQREILRQFNQAVQGCGNMTDKGSQDQLLFLFPEFNQQNQGAAQLDDACSETPSKKMRRNRFKWGPASQQILYQAYERQKNPSKEERETLVEECNRAECLQRGVSPSKAHGLGSNLVTEVRVYNWFANRRKEEAFRQKLAMDAYSSGQPPHSMNLLLSHGSPHHNQPSASPPSKMPGVRYSQAASGEAASSGAISHHGSGAMVTTSQAVLQQVSPASLDPGHGLLSPEGKMISVSGGGLPPVSTLTNIHSLSHHNPQQSQNLIMTPLSGVMAIAQSLNTSQAQSVPVINSVAGSLAALQPVQFSQQLHSPHQQPLMQQSPGHMAQQPFMATVTQLQNSHMYTHKQEPPQYSHTSRFPSAMVVTDTSSISTLTNMSSSKQCPLQAW, translated from the exons ATGCCTTATGGTGGCGGTCATGGCTTGTTAGAGCGCGGCCCGCGGCCCGCAGCAGCCGCGGCCGGGGCggagcgggaggagggaggcGAGCGGCGGGCGCGCCGCGGCCCCGGGAGGATGGTGTCCCAGCTGAGCGCCCTGCAACGGGAGCTGCTGGGCGCCCTGCTCAGCTCCGGGGCCACCAAGGAGGGGCTGATCCGCGCCCTGGAGGACATGGTGCCCGCCGCCGGCTTCGGCGTCAAGCTGGAGAGCCTTCCGCTGTCTCCCGGCGGGCCCCCCGACGGCAGGGCCGCCCTCCCGCCGCTGGCCAACGGGCACGGCAAGGGCAAGCTCTCGGGCGACGAGGGCTCCGAGGACGGCGACGACTTTGACACGCCGCAGATCCTCCGCGAGCTGCAGTCGCTCAACACGGAGGAGGCCGTGGAGCAGCGGGCAGAGGTGGAGAGGATGATCAG TGAGGACCCGTGGCGGGCAGCGAAGATGATCAAGGGGTACATGCAGCAGCACAACATCCCGCAGAGGGAGGTGGTGGATGTCACCGGCCTCAACCAGTCCCACCTCTCCCAGCACCTCAACAAGGGCACCCCCATGAAGACCCAGAAGAGAGCTGCCCTGTACACGTGGTACGTCCGCAAGCAGCGGGAGATCCTCCGCC AGTTCAACCAGGCAGTCCAGGGTTGTGGAAATATGACAGACAAAGGCAGTCAGGATCAGCTGCTGTTTCTCTTTCCAGAGTTCAATCAGCAGAACCAGGGGGCTGCCCAGCTCGACGACGCCTGCTCTGAAACCCCCAGCAAGAAGATGCGGCGCAATCGGTTCAAGTGGGGGCCGGCCTCCCAGCAAATCTTGTACCAAGCCTACGAGCGCCAGAAGAACCCCAGCAAGGAGGAGCGGGAGACCCTGGTGGAGGAGTGCAACAG GGCCGAGTGTCTGCAGCGAGGAGTGTCCCCCTCCAAGGCTCACGGGCTGGGCTCCAACCTGGTGACGGAGGTCCGTGTGTACAACTGGTTTGCCAACCGGCGCAAGGAGGAGGCTTTCCGCCAGAAACTGGCCATGGACGCCTACAGCTCGGGCCAGCCCCCGCACAGCATGAACCTGCTGCTGTCCCACGGCTCCCCACACCACAACCAGCCCAGCGCCTCCCCGCCCAGCAAAATGCCAG GGGTCCGGTACAGCCAGGCGGCGAGCGGCGAGGCGGCGTCCTCGGGGGCCATCAGCCACCACGGCAGCGGTGCCATGGTCACCACCAGCCAGGCTGTCCTGCAGCAGGTCTCCCCGGCCAGCCTGGACCCGGGCCACGGTTTGCTCTCTCCCGAAGGTAAAATG ATCTCCGTGTCGGGGGGCGGGCTGCCCCCGGTGAGCACCCTGaccaacatccacagcctgtcccacCACAACCCGCAGCAGTCCCAGAACCTCATCATGACGCCGCTCTCGGGAGTCATGGCCATCGCCCAGA gtcTGAACACCTCGCAGGCTCAGAGTGTCCCCGTCATCAACAGCGTGGCTGGCAGcctggcagccctgcagccggtgcagttctcccagcagctccacagcccaCACCAGCAGCCGCTGATGCAGCAGTCCCCGGGCCACATGGCACAGCAGCCCTTCATGGCCACCGTGACCCAGCTGCAGAACTCACACA TGTACACGCACAAACAGGAGCCTCCCCAGTATTCCCACACCTCCCGCTTCCCCTCGGCCATGGTGGTGACGGACACCAGCAGCATCAGCACGCTCACCAACATGTCTTCCAGTAAGCAG tgtcccctgcaAGCCTGGTGA
- the HNF1B gene encoding hepatocyte nuclear factor 1-beta isoform X2 has protein sequence MPYGGGHGLLERGPRPAAAAAGAEREEGGERRARRGPGRMVSQLSALQRELLGALLSSGATKEGLIRALEDMVPAAGFGVKLESLPLSPGGPPDGRAALPPLANGHGKGKLSGDEGSEDGDDFDTPQILRELQSLNTEEAVEQRAEVERMISEDPWRAAKMIKGYMQQHNIPQREVVDVTGLNQSHLSQHLNKGTPMKTQKRAALYTWYVRKQREILRQFNQQNQGAAQLDDACSETPSKKMRRNRFKWGPASQQILYQAYERQKNPSKEERETLVEECNRAECLQRGVSPSKAHGLGSNLVTEVRVYNWFANRRKEEAFRQKLAMDAYSSGQPPHSMNLLLSHGSPHHNQPSASPPSKMPGVRYSQAASGEAASSGAISHHGSGAMVTTSQAVLQQVSPASLDPGHGLLSPEGKMISVSGGGLPPVSTLTNIHSLSHHNPQQSQNLIMTPLSGVMAIAQSLNTSQAQSVPVINSVAGSLAALQPVQFSQQLHSPHQQPLMQQSPGHMAQQPFMATVTQLQNSHMYTHKQEPPQYSHTSRFPSAMVVTDTSSISTLTNMSSSKQCPLQAW, from the exons ATGCCTTATGGTGGCGGTCATGGCTTGTTAGAGCGCGGCCCGCGGCCCGCAGCAGCCGCGGCCGGGGCggagcgggaggagggaggcGAGCGGCGGGCGCGCCGCGGCCCCGGGAGGATGGTGTCCCAGCTGAGCGCCCTGCAACGGGAGCTGCTGGGCGCCCTGCTCAGCTCCGGGGCCACCAAGGAGGGGCTGATCCGCGCCCTGGAGGACATGGTGCCCGCCGCCGGCTTCGGCGTCAAGCTGGAGAGCCTTCCGCTGTCTCCCGGCGGGCCCCCCGACGGCAGGGCCGCCCTCCCGCCGCTGGCCAACGGGCACGGCAAGGGCAAGCTCTCGGGCGACGAGGGCTCCGAGGACGGCGACGACTTTGACACGCCGCAGATCCTCCGCGAGCTGCAGTCGCTCAACACGGAGGAGGCCGTGGAGCAGCGGGCAGAGGTGGAGAGGATGATCAG TGAGGACCCGTGGCGGGCAGCGAAGATGATCAAGGGGTACATGCAGCAGCACAACATCCCGCAGAGGGAGGTGGTGGATGTCACCGGCCTCAACCAGTCCCACCTCTCCCAGCACCTCAACAAGGGCACCCCCATGAAGACCCAGAAGAGAGCTGCCCTGTACACGTGGTACGTCCGCAAGCAGCGGGAGATCCTCCGCC AGTTCAATCAGCAGAACCAGGGGGCTGCCCAGCTCGACGACGCCTGCTCTGAAACCCCCAGCAAGAAGATGCGGCGCAATCGGTTCAAGTGGGGGCCGGCCTCCCAGCAAATCTTGTACCAAGCCTACGAGCGCCAGAAGAACCCCAGCAAGGAGGAGCGGGAGACCCTGGTGGAGGAGTGCAACAG GGCCGAGTGTCTGCAGCGAGGAGTGTCCCCCTCCAAGGCTCACGGGCTGGGCTCCAACCTGGTGACGGAGGTCCGTGTGTACAACTGGTTTGCCAACCGGCGCAAGGAGGAGGCTTTCCGCCAGAAACTGGCCATGGACGCCTACAGCTCGGGCCAGCCCCCGCACAGCATGAACCTGCTGCTGTCCCACGGCTCCCCACACCACAACCAGCCCAGCGCCTCCCCGCCCAGCAAAATGCCAG GGGTCCGGTACAGCCAGGCGGCGAGCGGCGAGGCGGCGTCCTCGGGGGCCATCAGCCACCACGGCAGCGGTGCCATGGTCACCACCAGCCAGGCTGTCCTGCAGCAGGTCTCCCCGGCCAGCCTGGACCCGGGCCACGGTTTGCTCTCTCCCGAAGGTAAAATG ATCTCCGTGTCGGGGGGCGGGCTGCCCCCGGTGAGCACCCTGaccaacatccacagcctgtcccacCACAACCCGCAGCAGTCCCAGAACCTCATCATGACGCCGCTCTCGGGAGTCATGGCCATCGCCCAGA gtcTGAACACCTCGCAGGCTCAGAGTGTCCCCGTCATCAACAGCGTGGCTGGCAGcctggcagccctgcagccggtgcagttctcccagcagctccacagcccaCACCAGCAGCCGCTGATGCAGCAGTCCCCGGGCCACATGGCACAGCAGCCCTTCATGGCCACCGTGACCCAGCTGCAGAACTCACACA TGTACACGCACAAACAGGAGCCTCCCCAGTATTCCCACACCTCCCGCTTCCCCTCGGCCATGGTGGTGACGGACACCAGCAGCATCAGCACGCTCACCAACATGTCTTCCAGTAAGCAG tgtcccctgcaAGCCTGGTGA